Proteins encoded together in one Anopheles darlingi chromosome 3, idAnoDarlMG_H_01, whole genome shotgun sequence window:
- the LOC125955451 gene encoding uncharacterized protein LOC125955451 produces the protein MGEIVDDASCVEPYEAKEDNALHRDARGLRANKSAQSSFKSFAAMTKPGPRCAMCKEEHWIQQCPKFLSQQPEQRRRTIMTLKHCLNCLRAGHMCAKCPWKYGCKQCKQRHNSLLHTGSRAAEPNSAVIINNDETTTSVEPPSELSVISAMAVNAGSVVLQTAIVNIIDAFGVAHPVRALLDSASQPDLITEQLAKRLQLPMAKANIALEGAGQHISPAKGTVFTELKSRHEEFSLKVQFLVMGKLVSKLPSWDLKLPKVSLPPNTRLADPWFNKSQPIDIILGARHYPQFFSNQKMAPHPHYPVLLNSVFGWVATGPVGAESASSSVRVDSDINPPCMVSLEAAVEKFWEMESVEIRTNYTPEEQYCEELFKSSTRRDEEGRYILKLPRKPGSDAMIGNSKKTALRRFELLEKRLDRNAELKCDYNQFMHEYLDMGHMHLLSPEEESKPLCSYYLPHHPVFKQDSTTTKVRVVFDASAKTAKGYSLNEALCIGPVVQKDLLDIVMRFRTYKVALIGDIAKMYRQILLDESDRSLVRIMFRFNQEVPIQTYQLNTVTYGLAPSSFLATRTLLQLVEDEGSEYPEAGASVRDNFYVDDFIGGADNEEDAIHLRQSLTELLAKGKFEIRKWASNQPEVLEGLRVEEVATRATVSVGHSDTIKALGICWMPTTDELYFKVAAVNHIDTPTKQSVLSSIAKLFDPLGLLGPIVVKAKILMQQLWLAKGDWDDPIPNELAQQWNQFHCELPLLESIRFPRCTEESGRITTTLLASKSRVAPLKRVSLSRLELCAALLGSQLYNRHRRLISGRLMWQIVLRRYKDSLVIAPGGMFPEQTTLQIWYPGD, from the exons ATGGGCGAAATAGTGGATGATGCTAGCTGTGTGGAACCCTACGAGGCCAAGGAGGATAATGCCCTACATCGAGATGCGAGGGGGCTAAGGGCAAACAAATCGGCGCAATCCAGCTTCAAAAGCTTCGCGGCCATGACGAAGCCGGGGCCCAGATGCGCCATGTGCAAAGAGGAGCATTGGATTCAGCAATGCCCTAAATTCCTGTCCCAGCAACCGGAACAAAGGCGTCGAACCATCATGACGCTGAAACATTGCCTCAACTGCTTGCGTGCAGGGCACATGTGTGCCAAATGCCCGTGGAAATATGGCTGCAAGCAGTGCAAGCAACGCCATAATTCACTGTTGCACACCGGCAGCCGTGCAGCGGAGCCCAATTCTGCAGTGATCATCAAcaacgacgaaacgacgacgagcgtcGAGCCGCCATCAGAGTTGTCAGTTATCAGCGCGATGGCGGTTAATGCGGGCAGTGTGGTGCTCCAAACGGCCATAGTGAACATCATCGATGCGTTCGGGGTGGCGCATCCGGTTCGTGCTTTGTTGGACAGTGCTTCCCAACCCGATTTGATAACAGAACAGCTGGCAAAACGCCTTCAGCTACCTATGGCAAAGGCAAATATTGCGTTGGAAGGCGCCGGACAGCACATCAGCCCGGCAAAGGGCACGGTTTTCACAGAGTTGAAATCACGCCACGAGGAATTTTCGCTGAAAGTTCAATTCTTAGTGATGGGCAAACTAGTATCAAAGCTACCTTCTTGGGATTTGAAGCTCCCAAAGGTGTCATTGCCACCCAATACCAGGCTAGCTGATCCCTGGTTTAACAAGTCGCAACCGATCGACATTATATTAGGTGCGCGGCACTATCCTCAGTTCTTCAGTAACCAGAAAATGGCGCCGCATCCACACTACCCAGTGCTCTTAAATAGTGTCTTTGGCTGGGTAGCCACCGGTCCAGTTGGAGCCGAATCTGCAAGTTCATCGGTCCGAGTAGACAGTGACATTAATCCGCCGTGCATGGTATCACTTGAAGCAGCAGTCGAGAAATTCTGGGAAATGGAATCAGTGGAAATTAGGACAAATTATACGCCAGAGGAGCAATACTGCGAGGAGCTTTTCAAATCCTCAACACGTCGTGACGAGGAAGGGCGTTATATCTTGAAGCTGCCGCGCAAGCCAGGCAGCGACGCTATGATTGGTAACAGTAAAAAGACTGCATTACGTCGGTTTGAGCTATTGGAAAAACGACTGGATCGAAATGCAGAGTTAAAATGTGATTACAATCAATTCATGCACGAGTACTTGGACATGGGACACATGCACCTATTATCCCCAGAAGAAGAGAGCAAGCCATTATGTTCGTACTATTTACCACATCATCCGGTGTTCAAACAAGATAGCACTACAACCAAGGTTAGAGTGGTCTTCGATGCATCAGCTAAGACTGCTAAGGGTTATTCCCTGAACGAAGCCCTTTGCATTGGACCTGTCGTCCAGAAGGACCTATTAGATATCGTCATGAGGTTCCGTACCTATAAGGTCGCACTAATCGGTGACATTGCGAAAATGTATCGCCAAATATTATTGGATGAGTCGGATCGGTCGCTAGTTCGAATAATGTTTAGATTCAATCAAGAGGTACCGATCCAAACGTATCAACTCAACACGGTCACGTACGGCCTCGCACCATCATCTTTCCTCGCTACAAGGACGTTGCTGCAGTTAGTGGAGGATGAGGGATCGGAGTACCCAGAGGCTGGGGCCTCGGTACGCGATAATTTCTACGTGGATGACTtcattggtggtgctgacAATGAAGAAGATGCAATCCATTTGCGACAATCATTGACAGAGCTGCTCGCGAAAGGCAAATTTGAAATTCGTAAGTGGGCTTCGAACCAGCCAGAAGTTCTTGAAGGATTGAGAGTGGAAGAGGTGGCTACACGAGCTACAGTAAGCGTTGGTCACAGTGACACAATTAAGGCGTTAGGCATATGTTGGATGCCAACAACAGATGAATTATATTTCAAGGTGGCTGCAGTAAATCACATCGACACTCCCACTAAACAGAGTGTGCTATCGAGCATAGCAAAACTGTTCGATCCCCTGGGCCTGTTGGGTCCAATTGTTGTGAAGGCCAAGATTCTCATGCAGCAGCTGTGGCTGGCGAAGGGAGATTGGGACGATCCTATTCCGAATGAGCTGGCTCAACAGTGGAACCAATTTCATTGTGAGTTGCCGTTGCTTGAGTCAATAAGGTTCCCCAG GTGCACCGAGGAGAGTGGACGCATCACGACAACGCTACTTGCCTCAAAGTCCCGCGTCGCACCCCTCAAGCGAGTGAGCCTGTCTCGCTTAGAGCTCTGCGCGGCTCTGCTCGGGTCACAGCTTTACAACCGA CATCGCCGCCTAATAAGTGGAAGACTTATGTGGCAAATCGTGTTGCGGAGATACAAGGACTCACTCGTGATTGCTCCTGGAGGCATGTTCCCGGAGCAGACAACCCTGCAGATTTGGTATCCAGGGGATTAA